A window from Lampris incognitus isolate fLamInc1 chromosome 5, fLamInc1.hap2, whole genome shotgun sequence encodes these proteins:
- the LOC130113078 gene encoding platelet-derived growth factor subunit A, producing MRAAFYHLLAGCLCLLRIAAEESPLPRELLERLSRNEIRSISDLQRLLEIDSVENEVIEETKHSYHKDFSHTSPDLKKAHTHTRHRRSTVVEEALPAVCKVRTVIYEIPRSEVDSTSANFIIWPPCVEVKRCTGCCNTSNMCCHPALKRHRTVKVAKVEYVRRRPKLREVEVTLEEHLECVCTNKRHISQYPDTGNGIR from the exons ATGAGAGCCGCGTTTTACCACCTTCTCGCCGGCTGTCTGTGCCTGTTACGCATCGCTGCTGAG GAGTCTCCTCTCCCACGGGAGCTGCTGGAGCGGCTTTCCCGCAACGAGATCCGCAGCATCAGCGACCTCCAGCGGCTGCTAGAAATAGACTCCGTAG AGAATGAGGTGATTGAGGAGACCAAACACAGTTACCACAAGGACTTCTCTCACACTTCCCCAGACCTGAagaaggctcacacacacaccagacacaggagGAGCACTG TGGTGGAGGAAGCCTTGCCGGCGGTGTGTAAGGTGCGGACGGTGATCTACGAGATTCCCCGGAGCGAGGTGGACTCCACTTCGGCCAACTTCATCATCTGGCCCCCCTGCGTGGAGGTCAAACGCTGCACTGGCTGCTGCAACaccagcaacatgtgctgccaccCGGCGCTGAAGCGCCACCGCACGGTCAAG GTGGCTAAGGTGGAGTACGTGCGCCGGCGTCCCAAGCTGAGGGAGGTGGAGGTTACGCTGGAGGAGCACCTGGAGTGCGTGTGCACCAACAAACGCCACATCAGTCAATACCCAGACACAGGCAATG